Proteins from a single region of Kluyveromyces lactis strain NRRL Y-1140 chromosome A complete sequence:
- a CDS encoding uncharacterized protein (some similarities with uniprot|Q08157 Saccharomyces cerevisiae YOL019W Protein of unknown function green fluorescent protein (GFP)-fusion protein localizes to the cell periphery and vacuole) — translation MAKRFTFGFATLLFFLQCVALAFLILACVSAPVFDNVRLASFDGIHYGVFGYCEDDGGSCSSAQANYHPENLDDDDSNWKMNNDSRKALGSILIVTPIAAGLTFLALVTSFLCQFRFFDSSTFWFVMNFLFSILAFLSSALICIVVILLFYPHVTWYSYILIASAVLNLVCLPLCFFARSQTASNSKNGLVDEEDEDRSSTSIRDKFYKEEFNQTEVTNLDAPSIPDYYKGSKIVTSNTLNSNTITDSDVPSSYMNNGSVAATTANTAVVPPQGLATMAAANSYQRHSNNNDATLLHNAVPKQPYSAINQSGTNSSMNSSSRALSSGRITAPNNNYSQQNFSQMGEIGSLAPSSVYAEHIAGGSSGVIASDLQQGNNRGQSQDELTQPPKTQQDVLQDIINGVLSEDEEEFLKQNTVDPSERPAMDTFDDDGINDDDSQFTSVSQRGINPNYYQGRGGVQYIPPTHGPLQNQLQGQVQNPAMAQGMVPNGMHPTQPPVVGGQYYPPLPNQAGPQQGYYHPPPLPVQQQQPQQPQPPYSAGPSASDFLLQSNPEFSIGTGPASYGNSQRSAGLNSAPASSMHYKPAYRKRLPRKNNLPLHPCQETVPMEHFKF, via the coding sequence ATGGCCAAGAGGTTTACGTTCGGGTTTGCAACccttttgtttttcctGCAGTGTGTGGCATTAGCCTTTCTAATTTTGGCGTGTGTTTCTGCACCGGTTTTCGATAATGTCAGATTGGCAAGTTTCGATGGGATCCATTATGGTGTGTTTGGATACTGTGAAGATGACGGTGGTTCATGTTCTTCTGCTCAGGCGAATTATCACCCGGAAAATTTGGATGACGATGATTCgaattggaagatgaaTAACGATTCGAGAAAAGCCTTGGGTAGTATCTTGATCGTGACACCAATCGCTGCTGGGTTAACGTTTTTAGCATTGGTCACTAGTTTCCTATGCCAATTCAGGTTCTTTGATTCGAGCACTTTCTGGTTTGTTAtgaatttcttgttctccATCTTGGCATTTTTATCGTCTGCTCTTATCTGCATCGTGGTGATCCTTTTGTTTTATCCTCACGTTACGTGGTACTCGTATATTTTAATTGCTTCTGCTGTGTTGAATTTGGTTTGCTTGCCGTTATGTTTCTTTGCTCGTTCTCAAACGGCTTCTAATAGTAAGAACGGACTtgtcgatgaagaagatgaagatcGTTCTTCAACGTCTATCAGAGACAAATTTTATAAAGAAGAGTTTAATCAAACAGAGGTGACTAATTTAGATGCTCCATCCATTCCGGATTATTATAAAGGCTCGAAAATCGTCACCAGCAACACTTTAAACTCTAATACTATCACTGACTCAGATGTGCCCTCTTCATATATGAACAACGGCAGTGTTGctgcaacaacagcaaaCACTGCCGTAGTACCACCGCAAGGACTAGCAACCATGGCAGCAGCAAATAGTTATCAAAGACACAGTAACAATAACGATGCCACTTTGCTTCATAATGCTGTTCCAAAGCAGCCGTACTCCGCTATTAACCAAAGTGGTACCAATTCAAGTATGAATTCCTCTTCTAGGGCTTTGTCTTCTGGTAGAATTACGGCACCAAACAATAATTACAGCCAGCAGAATTTCTCTCAGATGGGAGAAATTGGTTCGTTGGCTCCATCATCAGTTTATGCTGAACACATAGCCGGTGGTAGTAGTGGGGTAATAGCATCAGACCTTCAACAGGGCAACAATAGAGGACAGTCACAAGATGAACTCACACAACCTCCAAAGACTCAACAAGACGTATTGCAGGATATTATCAATGGCGTCTTATCcgaggatgaagaagaattcttgaaacaaAATACTGTTGATCCTAGTGAAAGACCTGCAATGGACacttttgatgatgatggaaTCAACGACGATGACTCTCAGTTCACATCGGTCTCTCAAAGAGGTATCAATCCAAATTACTACCAGGGAAGAGGTGGTGTACAGTATATCCCTCCTACTCATGGTCCACTACAGAACCAATTACAAGGTCAAGTACAAAATCCTGCTATGGCTCAAGGAATGGTTCCAAATGGTATGCATCCTACGCAACCGCCAGTTGTCGGGGGACAGTATTACCCTCCACTTCCTAACCAAGCAGGTCCGCAACAAGGATACTACCACCCTCCGCCACTACCAGtacagcaacaacaaccacAACAACCACAACCTCCGTATTCGGCTGGTCCGTCTGCATCAGATTTCTTATTACAATCAAACCCTGAATTCTCCATCGGAACTGGTCCAGCATCATACGGAAATAGCCAAAGGAGTGCAGGGCTAAACTCCGCACCAGCATCTTCAATGCACTATAAACCTGCTTATAGGAAAAGGCTcccaagaaaaaataacCTACCTCTGCATCCATGTCAAGAGACAGTCCCTATGGAGCATTTTAAGTTCTGA
- the FAL1 gene encoding ATP-dependent RNA helicase FAL1 (highly similar to uniprot|Q12099 Saccharomyces cerevisiae YDR021W FAL1 Nucleolar protein required for maturation of 18S rRNA member of the eIF4A subfamily of DEAD-box ATP-dependent RNA helicases) gives MSFNRDDDSKLKFKTSKKLKVSATFESMNLKPDLLRGIYFYGFEYPSSIQSRAISQIISGKDVIAQAQSGTGKTATFTIGLLQAIDSKSKELQALVLSPTRELASQSESVISNLGDYLNVTAHACTGGKALQQDIKKVSKNCQVVSGTPGRVLDMIKRQVLNVRNCKILVLDEADELLGETLGFKQQIYDIFTKLPPTIQVVVVSATMSKDILEITKKFMSDPVKILVKRDEISLDVIKQYYVDVEKEEWKFDTLCDLYDSLTITQCVIFCNTRKKVDWLSRKLTQTNFSVSSMHGDMKQEERDQVMNDFRSGKARVLISTDVWARGIDVQQISLVINYDIPDNLENYIHRIGRSGRFGRKGVAINFITKEERPKLKEIESHYRIKIKPTPANLEELS, from the coding sequence ATGTCGTTCAACAGAGATGATGACTCGAAGTTGAAGTTTAAGACTTCAAAGAAGCTCAAGGTATCTGCCACTTTTGAGTCGATGAACTTGAAACCGGATTTGTTACGAGGCATATATTTTTACGGCTTTGAATATCCATCATCCATTCAGTCTAGAGCCATTTCTCAGATTATCTCAGGAAAAGATGTGATTGCCCAGGCACAGTCTGGTACCGGTAAGACGGCCACATTTACCATTGGATTATTACAAGCAATTGATTCTAAGAGCAAAGAGTTACAAGCATTGGTCTTATCACCAACAAGAGAACTAGCGAGTCAAAGTGAATCTGTGATATCTAACCTAGGAGACTATTTGAACGTTACAGCACATGCGTGCACAGGAGGTAAGGCCTTACAAcaagatatcaagaaagtATCGAAAAATTGTCAAGTGGTCAGTGGTACACCGGGCCGTGTACTAGATATGATCAAGAGACAAGTATTGAACGTTAGAAACTGTAAGATCTTAGTTCTCGATGAAGCAGATGAACTACTCGGAGAAACTTTGGGGTTTAAACAACAAATCTACGACATTTTCACCAAGTTACCACCGACGATTCAAGTCGTGGTGGTAAGTGCTACAATGAGTAAAGATATATTAGAGATCACCAAGAAGTTCATGAGTGACCCGGTGAAGATATTGGTTAAGCGGGATGAGATATCCTTGGACGTGATAAAGCAATATTATGTGGATgtagaaaaggaagaatgGAAGTTTGATACACTCTGTGATCTATACGATTCGTTAACGATAACACAATGTGTGATATTCTGTAATACAAGGAAAAAAGTGGATTGGTTATCCAGGAAGTTGACACAGACGAATTTCTCTGTGTCCTCAATGCACGGTGACATGAAACAGGAAGAACGTGATCAAGTGATGAATGATTTCAGGAGTGGAAAAGCCAGGGTGCTAATATCGACAGACGTGTGGGCTCGTGGTATCGATGTCCAGCAGATCTCATTGGTGATAAACTACGATATACCAGATAATCTAGAGAACTATATCCATCGTATTGGTAGATCCGGACGGTTTGGACGTAAAGGTGTTGCAATAAATTTCATCACGAAGGAGGAAAGAcccaaattgaaagagatcGAATCGCACTATAGAATTAAGATCAAACCAACTCCTGCAAATTTAGAAGAGTTGTCGTGA
- the TLG2 gene encoding t-SNARE syntaxin TLG2 (similar to uniprot|Q08144 Saccharomyces cerevisiae YOL018C TLG2 member of the syntaxin family of t-SNAREs) has translation MFRDRTNLFLSYRRTFPHQRLSSTKHLRSNKDLENQPFIGSDDGNNDEDMVAMDDFSRQLPPKFFDLTFQVDESLSAVDQLLLQLTKLYQKNSLPGFQDNKQDEEEIEQISFQVIKRFQECFGVIKTLTRIKDSQYSNGKQLSKDELRILDNLEKNYALKVQDKSQKFRILQNNHLKFLNKDDFKPLPTTKSSNDTLMLLEEEVEGDEVNNIDSYSKQTLQKQNQKLQDNNQQFLQQRDEEITQLAKGVLEVSTIFREMQSLIIDQGTVVDRIDYNLENTVIELKQAQKELDKATHYQKRSQKCKIILFLSLVVLALFLLVMLKPHHHTIRESAPSKSHKPPGSQVEVNSPNGDPLLDPESNVE, from the coding sequence ATGTTTCGTGATAGAACTAATTTGTTTTTATCCTATAGGAGAACTTTCCCCCATCAGAGGCTTTCGAGTACCAAGCATCTACGATCGAATAAAGATTTGGAGAACCAGCCATTCATTGGTAGTGACGATGGTAacaatgatgaagatatggTTGCTATGGATGATTTCTCCCGTCAATTACCGCCAAAATTTTTCGATTTAACGTTCCAAGTGGATGAGTCGTTATCTGCAGTAGATCAATTGTTGCTACAGTTGACGAAACTATATCAAAAGAACTCTTTACCAGGATTCCAGGACAATAAGCAGGATGAGGAGGAGATTGAGCAGATAAGTTTCCAGGTAATTAAGAGATTCCAAGAATGTTTTGGTGTTATCAAGACTCTTACGAGAATTAAGGATTCTCAATATTCGAATGGTAAGCAGCTAAGCAAGGACGAGTTAAGGATATTGGATAACCTAGAAAAGAACTACGCTTTGAAAGTGCAAGACAAATCGCAGAAGTTCAGAATATTACAGAATAAtcatttgaagtttttgaataaagatgatttcaaaCCACTACCCACTACGAAATCAAGTAACGATACATTGATGTTGTtggaggaagaagttgaaggaGATGAAGTCAATAACATCGACTCATATTCAAAGCAGACTTTACAAAAACAGAATCAGAAGTTACAGGATAACAATCAGCAATTTTTGCAACAAAGAGATGAGGAAATTACACAGTTAGCGAAAGGTGTACTCGAAGTTAGTACTATTTTCAGGGAAATGCAGTCTTTGATCATAGATCAAGGTACAGTGGTCGATAGGATCGATTATAACTTAGAAAACACGGTTATTGAATTAAAGCAGGCCCAAAAGGAGTTAGACAAGGCAACGCACTACCAAAAACGGAGTCAAAAATGTAAAATTATTCTATTTCTATCTTTGGTCGTTCTAGCGTTATTCCTCCTTGTCATGCTGAAACCTCATCACCATACTATACGAGAATCAGCTCCTTCAAAATCTCACAAACCTCCTGGATCACAAGTGGAGGTCAATTCTCCTAATGGAGACCCGTTGCTGGATCCAGAAAGTAATGTAGAATAA
- the ATG31 gene encoding Atg31p (weakly similar to uniprot|Q03939 Saccharomyces cerevisiae YDR022C CIS1 Protein involved in microtubule assembly) — protein MESPVLLVKNANAATNASNLGLLGQKQNSYTVDENTWFLNNISFIFEDDDPSQHDEDQLDYENVIIIDSEPSGTVNNVEMLSERWQLLAFDQNPRDNCISLTVMNELSADLGQNTDISGLDNLSKLYHERNAQIRKLLDSIAP, from the coding sequence ATGGAAAGTCCGGTACTTCTAGTTAAAAACGCTAATGCTGCTACTAATGCAAGCAATCTGGGATTACTCGGACAGAAACAGAATTCGTATACTGTGGATGAGAATACTTGGTTCCTAAATAATATCAGCTTCATAttcgaagatgatgatCCGAGCCAGCACGACGAAGATCAACTAGATTACGAAAATGTCATCATTATAGATAGTGAGCCGTCTGGCACGGTGAACAATGTAGAAATGCTTAGCGAACGGTGGCAGTTACTAGCTTTTGATCAAAACCCAAGAGATAATTGCATATCACTCACTGTCATGAACGAATTAAGTGCAGATTTGGGTCAGAATACTGATATTTCTGGTTTAGATAACCTGTCTAAGCTGTACCATGAGCGAAACGCTCAGATACGGAAACTACTCGATTCCATAGCTCCGTAA